From Bacillus pumilus, one genomic window encodes:
- a CDS encoding Cof-type HAD-IIB family hydrolase, whose product METKPYLIALDLDGTLLKDDKTISTHTLDVIQKVKDSGHHVCISTGRPFRSSSPYYQQLQLDSPIVNFNGAFVHHPLDEKWGRFHTSLDLQVVKQLVDISEEYKVHNVLAEVLDDLYFHYHDEKLIDIFNMNANKVTVGDLRDNLGENVTSVLIHAKEEDVGAIRSYLSDVHAEVIDHRRWAAPWHVIEIIKTGMNKAVGLQKISDYYGVPQERILAFGDEDNDLEMLEFAGCGVAMGNGIDAVKRVSNEVTDTNEQDGIAKFLTNYFSL is encoded by the coding sequence ATGGAGACTAAACCTTACCTAATCGCACTTGACCTGGATGGCACGTTATTAAAAGATGATAAAACCATCTCTACACACACGCTTGACGTCATTCAAAAAGTGAAAGACAGCGGGCATCATGTCTGTATTTCAACCGGCCGGCCATTTCGTTCCAGCTCTCCTTATTATCAGCAATTACAGCTTGATTCACCCATTGTGAATTTTAATGGCGCGTTTGTCCATCATCCTCTTGATGAAAAATGGGGCAGATTTCATACGTCACTTGATCTCCAAGTCGTTAAACAGCTTGTAGACATTAGTGAGGAGTACAAAGTGCACAATGTGCTAGCTGAAGTGTTAGACGATTTGTATTTCCATTACCATGATGAGAAGCTCATTGATATATTTAATATGAATGCAAATAAAGTCACCGTGGGAGACCTTCGGGACAACCTTGGAGAAAATGTGACGAGCGTGTTAATCCATGCAAAAGAAGAGGACGTTGGAGCCATTCGAAGCTATTTATCAGATGTTCATGCAGAAGTGATTGATCACCGGCGATGGGCTGCACCGTGGCACGTGATTGAAATCATTAAAACAGGCATGAACAAGGCCGTTGGACTGCAAAAGATCAGTGATTATTACGGCGTTCCACAGGAGCGGATTCTGGCATTCGGAGATGAAGACAATGATTTAGAAATGCTTGAATTTGCTGGATGCGGCGTGGCAATGGGCAATGGAATCGATGCGGTGAAACGTGTTTCAAATGAAGTCACTGATACGAACGAACAAGATGGGATTGCAAAGTTTCTAACGAATTACTTCTCGCTTTAA
- a CDS encoding DegV family protein yields MTVHIIADSAADLPLSYYDEHNMTLIPLRVLLGEQEFEDLITIEPKQVFDAMRQGASPKTSQASPNRIKEAFVSVAQTHTSAIYVAFSSELSGTYQTAVMMANEVKEEYPDFDLRIIDSKCASLGYGLAVKHAQSLAIDGNTIQEIETSVKHFCESLQHIFTVDDLSYLARGGRISKASAFVGGLLSIKPILHVEDGKLIPLEKIRGRKKLLKRIIELMKERGTDWPNQTVGISHGDDPALAEDMRQLIEAEFHPKEIDIQIVGAAVGSHSGPGTLAIFFTGKPS; encoded by the coding sequence ATGACTGTTCATATCATAGCAGACAGTGCTGCTGATCTGCCTCTTTCTTATTATGATGAACATAACATGACGCTCATTCCGCTGCGTGTGTTACTTGGCGAGCAGGAATTTGAAGATTTGATCACCATTGAACCAAAACAAGTATTTGATGCGATGAGACAAGGTGCCAGCCCAAAAACGTCACAAGCTTCACCAAACCGAATCAAAGAAGCCTTTGTTTCTGTCGCACAAACCCATACATCTGCAATCTATGTTGCCTTTTCATCAGAGCTTTCCGGTACATACCAAACAGCTGTGATGATGGCAAACGAAGTGAAGGAAGAATACCCTGATTTTGATTTGCGAATCATTGATTCTAAATGTGCTTCACTCGGCTATGGGCTTGCTGTCAAACACGCTCAATCACTTGCCATTGACGGAAATACAATACAAGAAATTGAAACGTCTGTAAAGCATTTTTGCGAATCTTTACAACATATTTTTACTGTAGACGATTTATCGTATTTAGCAAGAGGCGGAAGAATCAGTAAAGCGTCCGCATTTGTTGGCGGTTTATTAAGCATTAAGCCCATTTTACACGTCGAGGATGGAAAGCTCATACCACTTGAGAAAATCCGCGGACGTAAAAAGCTGTTGAAACGCATTATTGAACTGATGAAAGAACGTGGAACGGATTGGCCAAATCAAACGGTGGGCATTAGTCATGGTGATGATCCTGCACTTGCAGAAGACATGAGACAATTGATTGAAGCCGAATTTCATCCAAAAGAAATTGATATTCAGATTGTCGGCGCGGCTGTTGGGTCCCATTCAGGCCCAGGCACGCTTGCAATCTTCTTTACAGGCAAACCATCATAA
- a CDS encoding DUF3813 domain-containing protein — MRNELFDQAKSFTEEALTSSFSSGLERQQAVKRAKNAVSSAFANSTDAERNQLHTFQDLLDDL, encoded by the coding sequence GTGAGAAACGAACTTTTTGATCAAGCCAAATCATTTACTGAAGAAGCCCTTACTTCTTCATTTTCATCTGGGTTAGAGCGTCAACAGGCGGTCAAACGAGCCAAAAATGCCGTATCTTCTGCATTTGCCAATTCGACAGATGCAGAAAGAAACCAACTGCATACCTTCCAAGACTTGCTCGATGATCTCTAA
- a CDS encoding YajQ family cyclic di-GMP-binding protein gives MAKESSFDIVSKVELPEVQNAVQAALKEIKNRYDFKGSKSDISLEKEELVLISDDDFKLEQLKDVLVTKLIKRDVPTKNIDYGKTEHALGGTVRQRAKLISGIDQDNAKKINALIKQSGIKVKSQFQDDQVRVTGKNKDDLQEVISLMRKADLPIDVQFINFR, from the coding sequence ATGGCAAAAGAAAGCTCATTTGACATTGTATCGAAGGTAGAACTGCCAGAGGTGCAAAACGCTGTTCAAGCAGCGCTGAAAGAAATTAAAAACCGTTATGATTTTAAAGGAAGTAAAAGTGATATTTCTCTTGAAAAAGAAGAGCTCGTTCTCATCTCTGATGATGACTTTAAGCTGGAGCAGCTAAAAGATGTGCTTGTGACAAAGCTGATCAAACGAGATGTTCCAACTAAAAACATCGACTACGGAAAAACCGAGCATGCCCTTGGCGGAACAGTACGCCAGCGCGCGAAGCTGATCAGCGGGATTGATCAAGACAACGCCAAAAAGATCAATGCACTCATTAAGCAATCCGGCATCAAAGTGAAGTCACAGTTTCAAGATGACCAAGTGCGTGTAACAGGGAAAAATAAAGATGATTTACAAGAGGTTATTTCTCTTATGCGCAAGGCAGATTTGCCAATTGATGTTCAATTTATAAATTTTCGATAA
- a CDS encoding S1 RNA-binding domain-containing protein, which produces MRPGEQLTLQIENEMEYGYFLTDGEDSVLLHRSEMTEDIGDRDEVEVYLYVDHEERLAATMKIPTINAHTYGWVEVVDVVEDMGAFVDVGLSKDALVAIEHLPPFEEAWPKKGDKLYCMLKVTSYGRMFAKPATEDVISELFTEAPETLMNKEITGTIYRLIATGSFMLTDTGVRGFIHRTERKEEPRLGSTVTGRVIAVKEDGTVNVSLLPRKQEALSVDAEEILTYMRTRNGAMPYGDKSDPEDIRERFQMSKAAFKRALGHLMKNDLVYQKEGWTYEKK; this is translated from the coding sequence ATGAGACCAGGTGAGCAACTGACCTTGCAAATAGAGAACGAGATGGAATACGGCTACTTTTTGACAGATGGTGAAGATTCGGTCCTCTTGCACCGCAGTGAGATGACAGAGGATATTGGTGACCGAGATGAAGTAGAGGTCTACTTATATGTAGATCATGAAGAAAGACTGGCTGCCACGATGAAAATACCTACAATCAATGCGCATACATATGGCTGGGTAGAAGTCGTAGACGTGGTAGAAGACATGGGCGCATTTGTCGATGTCGGGCTGTCAAAGGATGCACTTGTTGCAATAGAACACCTCCCGCCTTTTGAGGAAGCATGGCCAAAAAAAGGAGACAAACTCTACTGTATGCTGAAAGTCACAAGCTACGGCAGAATGTTCGCAAAGCCAGCCACTGAAGATGTGATCAGTGAATTGTTTACTGAGGCACCTGAAACCTTAATGAACAAAGAAATCACTGGAACCATTTATCGCTTAATTGCGACAGGCTCTTTTATGCTGACAGATACAGGCGTGCGAGGGTTTATCCACCGCACGGAACGAAAGGAAGAACCAAGATTAGGATCGACCGTGACAGGACGCGTCATTGCCGTGAAAGAGGATGGAACCGTGAACGTTTCTCTGCTTCCTAGAAAACAGGAAGCGTTATCTGTCGATGCAGAAGAAATCTTAACCTATATGAGAACGAGAAATGGTGCCATGCCTTATGGGGACAAAAGTGATCCAGAAGACATCCGCGAACGATTCCAAATGAGCAAGGCAGCCTTTAAACGAGCATTAGGCCATTTGATGAAAAATGACTTAGTTTACCAAAAAGAGGGCTGGACATACGAGAAAAAATGA
- a CDS encoding YitT family protein: MFIGEAKKLIVVVIGALLNAIGLNLFLIPADVYASGFTGVAQLLSSLMDQYAPFYISTGILLFILNIPVGILGWMKVGRSFTLYSIISVALTTIFLGILPETSVSQDILLNAVFGGVISALGIGITLKYGASTGGLDILAMILAKWKDKPVGTYFFILNGIIIFTAGLLQGWEKALYTLVTLYVTTRVIDAIHTRHEKLTAMIVTKKADEIKEAIYGKMVRGITTVPAKGAFTNEQKEMMVIVITRYELYELEQIIKEVDPKAFTNIVQTTNILGFFRRD; encoded by the coding sequence ATGTTCATTGGAGAAGCAAAAAAACTCATTGTCGTCGTCATTGGTGCACTGCTCAATGCGATTGGACTGAACTTATTCTTAATCCCAGCTGATGTATACGCGAGCGGGTTTACAGGGGTGGCCCAGCTGTTATCCAGCTTAATGGATCAATATGCGCCATTTTATATATCAACAGGGATCCTATTATTTATTTTAAATATTCCAGTCGGCATTTTAGGCTGGATGAAAGTTGGCCGTTCCTTTACGTTATACAGCATCATCAGTGTTGCACTGACGACCATTTTCCTCGGCATCTTACCGGAAACGAGTGTTTCACAGGATATATTACTAAATGCTGTGTTTGGCGGCGTCATATCTGCACTCGGGATTGGGATCACCCTCAAATATGGGGCATCAACAGGCGGGCTCGACATCCTTGCCATGATCTTAGCGAAGTGGAAGGATAAACCAGTCGGCACATATTTCTTCATTTTAAATGGAATCATCATCTTTACAGCAGGATTATTACAAGGTTGGGAGAAAGCATTATATACCCTTGTCACATTATATGTGACCACAAGGGTCATTGATGCCATCCATACAAGACATGAGAAGCTGACCGCGATGATTGTGACGAAGAAAGCTGATGAAATCAAAGAAGCCATTTATGGAAAAATGGTTAGGGGCATTACGACTGTACCTGCAAAAGGAGCTTTTACCAACGAGCAAAAAGAAATGATGGTGATCGTCATTACAAGGTATGAGCTGTATGAACTTGAACAAATTATTAAAGAAGTCGATCCAAAAGCCTTTACAAATATTGTGCAAACAACCAATATTCTTGGATTTTTCAGACGAGATTAA
- a CDS encoding methyl-accepting chemotaxis protein produces MSLRIKILLNSLVSLLLAVGVIAFIIVSMTKIQSSNETEVQTLLNVQKTKASFESVEQAMTNYSMTLSDEQLEVVQTDISTAKKQLQTLNKHAGNINKDALTRLNAKYDTWTKEANNAIGEKNASDARRVAARIDGVLNDVHTMNKRAEEAYKQNQENTSDNVQWIITSALVAALTLIVIAVFLNIGLTRSIVTPIKSLSYRAKQIAEGNLAVERMHIQRKDEIGGLNESFNQMTDQLISLIKEISNVSSQVETFSIQLDDENKKLMESANQVSVSTDEMANGSQAISEDLQHGVSLIEKMDQHGRKNSERSQTVIQSTEDAIEAVESGKHTLTETKTAIEKNTHATRQIEQSAGEFTQYASGISAMAKTVSDIADQTNLLSLNAAIEAARAGEAGKGFAVVADEIRKLADESSNATRQIFDMVSHIERGIQSISQTVKEGVKLSLQQQDAMDKTSHSFEDIETKAQHIKQEMAVLNDQIVQSTELGGQVLNSIENISAVVEETAAGSEEISASANEQLQSFHQMNKQVEELMSMTARLNETVHRFKLS; encoded by the coding sequence ATGAGCTTGCGCATCAAAATTTTACTCAACTCACTCGTCTCACTTCTTTTAGCAGTTGGCGTCATCGCCTTTATCATTGTCAGTATGACAAAGATCCAATCATCAAATGAAACAGAAGTTCAAACCTTATTAAACGTTCAAAAAACAAAAGCAAGCTTTGAAAGCGTCGAACAAGCCATGACCAATTATTCAATGACACTTTCTGATGAACAGCTAGAGGTTGTTCAAACCGATATTTCTACAGCAAAAAAACAGCTGCAAACGTTAAACAAACATGCAGGAAATATCAACAAAGATGCATTAACAAGGTTAAATGCAAAATATGACACGTGGACCAAGGAAGCAAATAATGCCATTGGTGAAAAAAACGCATCGGATGCAAGACGGGTCGCTGCAAGAATTGATGGTGTTTTAAACGACGTCCATACAATGAATAAAAGAGCAGAAGAAGCGTATAAACAAAATCAAGAGAATACATCTGATAATGTGCAATGGATCATCACCAGTGCACTCGTTGCAGCCCTCACGCTGATTGTCATTGCTGTCTTTTTAAATATTGGGTTAACAAGATCCATCGTGACCCCTATCAAATCACTATCCTACCGAGCGAAGCAGATCGCAGAAGGCAACCTTGCTGTCGAGCGGATGCACATTCAGCGCAAGGATGAAATCGGCGGCTTGAATGAATCCTTTAATCAAATGACAGATCAGCTGATTAGTCTGATTAAAGAAATCAGCAATGTCTCAAGTCAAGTAGAGACATTCTCGATCCAGTTAGATGATGAAAACAAAAAGCTGATGGAATCTGCAAATCAAGTATCTGTCTCGACAGACGAAATGGCAAATGGGTCACAAGCCATTTCAGAGGATCTCCAGCATGGCGTCAGTTTGATTGAAAAGATGGATCAGCATGGACGTAAAAATTCCGAACGTTCACAAACAGTCATCCAAAGTACTGAGGATGCCATAGAAGCAGTGGAAAGTGGAAAGCACACGTTAACAGAAACAAAAACGGCGATTGAAAAAAATACACATGCCACAAGGCAAATCGAGCAGTCAGCAGGAGAATTCACGCAATACGCCAGCGGCATCTCGGCCATGGCCAAAACTGTTTCTGACATTGCGGATCAGACAAACTTACTTTCGCTAAATGCGGCGATTGAAGCGGCAAGAGCAGGTGAAGCTGGAAAAGGCTTTGCTGTTGTTGCAGATGAAATTCGTAAGCTTGCCGATGAATCATCTAACGCTACAAGACAAATCTTTGATATGGTCAGTCATATTGAAAGAGGCATTCAATCCATTAGTCAAACTGTCAAAGAAGGAGTCAAGCTTTCACTTCAACAGCAGGATGCGATGGACAAAACCTCACACTCCTTTGAAGATATAGAAACAAAAGCGCAGCACATTAAACAAGAAATGGCTGTCTTAAATGACCAAATTGTTCAATCAACAGAGCTTGGCGGACAAGTGCTGAACTCGATTGAAAATATTAGTGCGGTTGTAGAAGAAACAGCAGCTGGCAGCGAAGAAATTTCTGCCTCTGCCAATGAACAGCTGCAATCATTCCATCAAATGAACAAACAGGTAGAAGAACTGATGAGTATGACGGCAAGGTTAAATGAAACCGTCCATCGGTTTAAACTTTCATAA
- a CDS encoding metal-sulfur cluster assembly factor gives MDEALKENILGALEQVIDPELNVDIVNLGLVYDVDLDENGKADITMTLTSMGCPLAPVIVDEVKKALSDLPEVKETEVHIVWNPPWTRDKMSRYAKIALGIQ, from the coding sequence ATGGATGAAGCATTGAAAGAAAATATTTTAGGCGCCCTAGAACAGGTGATTGACCCTGAGCTAAATGTCGACATCGTCAACCTTGGACTTGTCTATGATGTCGATCTTGATGAGAATGGAAAAGCGGATATCACGATGACCTTAACATCAATGGGGTGTCCCCTTGCACCAGTTATCGTGGATGAAGTGAAAAAAGCATTAAGTGATCTTCCAGAAGTGAAAGAAACAGAAGTTCACATCGTATGGAATCCGCCTTGGACACGAGACAAAATGTCAAGATACGCAAAAATTGCGCTCGGTATTCAATAA
- a CDS encoding BsuPI-related putative proteinase inhibitor, whose translation MKKGLVLLLVLLILAACGQQKKDEPDKEVSGQMGEKTVVLTVDPVQKGSSVQFNMSLKNESDRDIEFTFNTSQKFELSVYDENGNEQYRYSKDRMFTQAIQSFVLKKGEAYDFQDTWSNGVKPGTYEAVVTFKGKAEGLKQITEKKTFQVK comes from the coding sequence ATGAAAAAAGGGTTGGTGCTTCTTCTCGTTTTATTGATTTTAGCCGCTTGTGGACAACAAAAAAAGGATGAACCAGACAAGGAGGTATCCGGTCAAATGGGAGAAAAAACGGTTGTACTCACAGTAGACCCCGTCCAGAAAGGTTCTTCGGTTCAATTTAACATGTCGCTGAAAAATGAATCAGATCGAGATATTGAATTTACTTTTAACACAAGCCAGAAATTCGAGCTCAGTGTGTATGACGAAAACGGAAATGAACAATACCGCTATTCGAAAGACCGTATGTTCACACAGGCCATCCAATCATTTGTGCTGAAGAAAGGCGAAGCCTATGATTTTCAAGATACGTGGTCAAACGGTGTCAAGCCGGGAACGTATGAAGCGGTCGTCACATTTAAAGGAAAAGCAGAAGGGCTGAAGCAAATCACGGAAAAGAAAACGTTCCAAGTGAAATAA
- a CDS encoding bifunctional homocysteine S-methyltransferase/methylenetetrahydrofolate reductase, whose amino-acid sequence MGLLQDLQNRVLIADGAMGTLLYSYGIDRCFEELNLSKEEEVKRVHEAYVQAGADIIQTNTYGANYIKLSRYGLEEETKRINTKAVQIAKAAAGSAYVLGTIGGIRTFNKNAYSIEEIKRSFREQLYILLNEQPDGLLLETYYDMEEAKAVLQIARKETPLPIVMNVSMHEQGVLQDGTPLKDGLSELSSLGADVVGINCRLGPYHMIQALEGVPILENSHLSVYPNSSLPSLEEGRLVYDTDNDYFRKSALEFRNQGARIIGGCCGTTPQHIHAMAEAVKDLAPITEKEVKVLKEEIISIQDQRTEPGLDELAAEKRTIIVELDPPKKLNFEKFLVAANELKNAGIDALTLADNSLATPRISNVACGALLKQQLDMRSLVHITCRDRNLIGLQSHLMGLDTLGLTDILAITGDPSKIGDFPGATSVYDLTSFDLIRLIKQFNEGLSFSGKPLGKKTNFSVAGAFNPNVRHIDKAVKRLEKKIEYGADYFVSQPVYSEEQLVKIHEESRHLDKPIYIGIMPLTSSRNAEFIHHEIPGIKLSDSIRDIMAKAGEDKEKQRAEGLAIARSLLDTACELFNGIYLITPFLRSDLTAELTTYIHQKEKESNIHVNYH is encoded by the coding sequence ATGGGCCTATTACAAGACTTACAAAACCGCGTACTGATTGCTGACGGTGCAATGGGAACACTTTTATACTCTTACGGCATTGACCGCTGCTTTGAAGAATTAAATTTATCGAAAGAAGAGGAAGTAAAGCGCGTGCATGAGGCATATGTGCAGGCTGGTGCTGACATCATCCAAACAAATACGTACGGTGCGAATTATATTAAACTATCCCGCTACGGCTTAGAGGAAGAAACAAAGCGCATCAATACAAAGGCCGTACAAATCGCAAAAGCAGCCGCAGGCTCCGCTTATGTACTCGGAACGATCGGCGGCATTCGAACATTTAACAAAAATGCCTACTCTATTGAAGAAATTAAACGAAGCTTTAGAGAGCAGCTGTACATTCTATTAAATGAACAGCCTGACGGATTATTGCTAGAAACGTACTATGACATGGAAGAAGCGAAGGCCGTTCTCCAAATTGCACGCAAAGAAACGCCTCTCCCGATTGTCATGAACGTCTCCATGCATGAACAAGGTGTTTTGCAGGATGGAACCCCGCTCAAGGATGGTTTATCTGAATTGTCCTCTCTTGGCGCAGATGTCGTCGGCATCAACTGCAGACTGGGCCCTTATCATATGATTCAGGCACTCGAAGGCGTACCGATTTTAGAAAATTCCCATTTGTCAGTCTATCCTAACAGCAGTCTTCCCTCTCTTGAAGAAGGCAGACTCGTCTATGATACAGATAACGATTATTTTCGAAAAAGTGCACTTGAGTTTAGAAATCAAGGCGCACGTATTATCGGCGGCTGCTGCGGAACAACACCTCAGCATATTCACGCAATGGCTGAAGCGGTCAAGGATTTAGCGCCGATCACTGAAAAAGAAGTGAAAGTATTAAAAGAAGAAATCATTTCGATTCAAGATCAGCGGACTGAACCAGGTCTTGATGAGCTCGCTGCGGAAAAACGGACGATTATTGTAGAACTTGATCCGCCGAAGAAGCTGAACTTCGAAAAATTTCTCGTCGCTGCAAATGAATTAAAGAATGCAGGCATTGATGCCTTGACATTAGCTGATAATTCTCTTGCGACCCCGCGCATTAGCAATGTGGCTTGCGGCGCATTATTGAAACAGCAGCTTGATATGCGTTCACTTGTCCATATTACGTGCCGTGATCGTAATTTGATTGGGCTTCAATCCCATTTGATGGGTCTCGACACGCTTGGTTTAACTGATATTTTAGCCATTACAGGCGATCCATCTAAGATTGGAGATTTCCCAGGTGCAACGTCGGTTTACGATTTAACCTCCTTTGATTTGATCCGGCTGATCAAGCAGTTTAACGAAGGTCTTTCTTTCTCAGGGAAGCCGCTTGGTAAAAAGACCAATTTTTCAGTAGCTGGCGCGTTTAACCCGAATGTTCGTCACATTGATAAAGCGGTCAAACGTCTTGAGAAAAAAATCGAATACGGCGCTGATTATTTTGTTTCACAGCCTGTTTATTCTGAGGAACAGCTTGTGAAAATTCATGAGGAGAGCCGTCATTTGGATAAACCGATTTATATTGGCATTATGCCGTTAACAAGCAGCCGAAATGCAGAGTTTATTCATCATGAAATTCCAGGCATCAAATTATCTGATTCCATTCGTGACATTATGGCCAAGGCTGGCGAGGATAAGGAAAAGCAGCGAGCAGAAGGCTTAGCGATTGCCCGCTCTTTATTAGATACAGCCTGTGAATTGTTTAATGGCATTTATTTAATTACCCCTTTCCTTCGATCAGATTTAACAGCAGAACTGACCACCTACATTCATCAGAAAGAAAAGGAGTCAAACATCCATGTCAACTATCACTGA
- a CDS encoding BMP family ABC transporter substrate-binding protein has protein sequence MKVKISLLLVAALLMVLAACSNQQGKPPASNAKHIGVMLTDDGLGDQSFNDSSFKGLEKARDDLGIEFDYREIAETDTYEKGLTELVKDGNDLVIGVGFSMQEDLEKVAKKYPKKQFLLIDAVSELKNVTSVTFKEEQGSYLAGALAAMTTKSDVIGFVGGVDADLIHRFEKGFQKGAKSVNPNIKILSTYANTFSDAGKGSKIAKGMIKKKADVLYAAAGYTGVGVLKEAQAQGKYAIGVDSDQYYTAEKAVISSMVKKVDEVVYQFSEQLVKNNQNKNGHVIYDLSNDGIDMARIRVMKNAETLTKKVNELKQKLLKEEGDAS, from the coding sequence ATGAAAGTGAAAATTTCATTGCTTCTGGTGGCAGCCCTGCTTATGGTGCTCGCCGCATGCAGCAATCAGCAAGGGAAACCACCGGCATCAAATGCGAAGCATATTGGCGTTATGCTCACAGATGATGGTCTTGGTGATCAATCATTTAATGATTCATCATTTAAAGGATTAGAAAAAGCACGTGATGACCTTGGGATTGAATTTGATTATAGAGAAATTGCAGAAACCGATACATATGAAAAAGGACTGACCGAGCTTGTAAAAGATGGCAATGACCTCGTCATCGGAGTAGGCTTCAGTATGCAAGAAGATTTAGAAAAAGTCGCAAAGAAATATCCGAAGAAGCAGTTCCTTCTCATCGATGCCGTATCTGAGCTGAAAAATGTGACCTCCGTGACGTTTAAAGAAGAGCAAGGCAGCTATTTAGCGGGCGCACTTGCTGCCATGACAACGAAAAGTGATGTCATTGGATTTGTTGGCGGTGTCGATGCGGATTTGATCCATCGTTTTGAAAAAGGGTTCCAAAAAGGCGCCAAATCAGTAAATCCGAACATCAAGATCTTATCCACCTATGCTAATACGTTTAGTGATGCGGGCAAAGGCAGTAAAATAGCCAAAGGCATGATCAAAAAGAAAGCAGACGTTTTATATGCCGCAGCTGGCTATACAGGTGTCGGTGTATTAAAAGAAGCGCAAGCGCAGGGCAAATATGCCATTGGTGTAGATAGTGATCAGTACTACACCGCTGAAAAAGCGGTAATTTCGTCCATGGTAAAAAAAGTCGATGAAGTGGTCTATCAATTCAGCGAACAGCTCGTCAAGAACAATCAAAACAAAAATGGGCATGTTATCTACGACTTAAGCAATGACGGAATCGATATGGCAAGAATTCGGGTGATGAAGAATGCTGAGACATTGACCAAAAAAGTAAATGAACTGAAGCAGAAACTTCTAAAAGAAGAGGGGGACGCATCATGA
- a CDS encoding alpha/beta fold hydrolase — translation MITIDEQTEHDIPFLHIVKAENKDKPLPLVFFIHGFTSAREHNLHFAFHLAEKGMRVILPDCAYHGVRSENLSLEELASKFWEIVLNEIREIDILKTYFQEKQLIEADLIGVAGTSMGGITTFGALAKHDWVKAAVSLMGSPKYTTFLQAQIMDMRHKGLMKEITDEEVHQQLDALRPYDLTLQTDRLNKRPLLFWHAENDSVVPYRHAKALYDELAATQYKEDPHLIRFITDGQAGHKVSRQAMFETIDWFVTHLKSTNV, via the coding sequence GTGATCACCATTGATGAGCAAACTGAACACGATATTCCATTTTTACATATCGTAAAAGCTGAAAATAAAGACAAACCGCTGCCGCTTGTATTTTTCATACACGGATTTACAAGTGCACGTGAGCACAACTTACACTTCGCCTTTCATTTGGCGGAAAAAGGCATGAGAGTGATTTTGCCTGACTGTGCTTATCATGGTGTAAGATCAGAAAACCTCAGCTTAGAGGAACTGGCATCAAAGTTCTGGGAAATTGTCCTGAACGAAATACGTGAAATCGATATACTCAAAACATACTTTCAAGAAAAACAATTGATTGAAGCCGATCTGATTGGTGTTGCAGGTACTTCCATGGGCGGCATCACGACCTTTGGTGCACTCGCCAAGCATGATTGGGTTAAAGCAGCAGTCAGCTTGATGGGCAGTCCGAAATATACGACATTCCTACAAGCACAAATCATGGACATGCGGCACAAAGGATTGATGAAAGAAATTACAGACGAAGAGGTTCATCAGCAATTAGACGCCCTGCGCCCTTATGATTTAACGCTGCAAACAGATCGATTAAACAAAAGACCGCTGTTATTCTGGCATGCAGAAAACGATTCAGTTGTCCCTTACAGACATGCAAAGGCTCTTTATGACGAGTTAGCAGCAACCCAATATAAAGAAGATCCGCACCTGATACGTTTTATTACAGATGGACAGGCTGGTCATAAGGTCTCAAGACAAGCAATGTTTGAAACGATTGACTGGTTTGTGACACATCTGAAAAGCACAAACGTTTAG